Part of the Halodesulfurarchaeum formicicum genome is shown below.
TCCCGACCAGCGCCAGCAGTACTGTCGTTACGTTACTTACCAGGGATGGATTCACGATTGCTCACCTCCGGGGAAATACAGCGTGGCCAAGACGACGAGCAGACCGAGCAGCTCGATCGCCGTCGTGAAGAGGGCGATTATGTCTCCGCCGATCGGGAGCATCGTCGCCGCGAGGAACCGGAGACCAATTGGAATACTGGTGACCAGAACCAGCCCCACCGCGAGCCCCTCGCTCCGGAGCGAACTTGCCTCCCGGTATCCTCGAAGGAAGGTAAACGCGATCCAGAGCGCGTACAGGAACGCGGCTCCGAGCGCGAAGACGGCGAGCACGGCGACCGGAATCGACCCGCCCACGGCAGCGAACAGTGTCTCAATCATGTGATATCACCTACGAGCTTTCGGAAGCGATCGACGGCGTCCTCGGCCGAGCGGTCGACCTGAACCGACAGTCCGTCCGACTCGACACAGATATGAACTGCGTCGACCGCCGCAACATACTGCTTTCGATGGTGACCGGCGTCGTCTGGCTGTACCCGTGCCGCGACGAGATCCATCTCCTCCAGATCGGACAGCCGGCGGTACACCGTCGGCTTCGAGGCGTCCACCTGCTTCACTAATTCAGGGGCGGAGAGTGGTTCCTGGGCGACTCGTTCCAGAATTTCCCGGGAAAAATCGTCGTGGACGGCTTCGAGCACCTCGACTTCTTCGCCGTCCATGGACCGCATTTCAGTGTGATTCCGTTTAAATATGGGTGGTCAGAGAGCTCCGATGCCTGCGTTTCGATCAGGGCATCGCAGTGGGTGTCCCAGGTCCCTGACTCGACTGTGGCTGTGTGGGTGCCCCGGGGGTCTTCTCCCCGCTCACGAGGAACTCGATCGCCGCGCCGACGAATTCTTCGTTGTCGTTTCGGTGTGCCCACTCCGTGTCGAAAAGCGACGCGTCCCCGACCGCGAGTACGTCACCGTTCCGGGTGGCGACGGGATAGGATGCGGCTTCTCGGTCGCTAGATACCTTTGCCGTGTCTACCGTTTCAAGGACGGGCGTCCCGCCCCGAACCGGCACGGCCTCGTGAACGGTTACGTTCGTCTCGCTCGGGAATTCTGATCCCGACGGCGTGGCGTAGACGTTGCGGTAGTTGAGATCGTACCGTTCCAGGTCGTACACGTATCCGTCACCATACGCAACCCCGAAGGAGGCTGCAAGCCCGGTCAGCGGTGTTGAGGAGGTGACCTGGGTCGAACCCAGCAACAGGGACGTCAAGGTACCGCCTGTCTGGGTTGTGGGCTCGCCGGCGAGGAGAACTCG
Proteins encoded:
- a CDS encoding ArsR/SmtB family transcription factor — encoded protein: MDGEEVEVLEAVHDDFSREILERVAQEPLSAPELVKQVDASKPTVYRRLSDLEEMDLVAARVQPDDAGHHRKQYVAAVDAVHICVESDGLSVQVDRSAEDAVDRFRKLVGDIT
- a CDS encoding DUF4350 domain-containing protein, with product MQGDELLSRIGLFVLVSLAVGALFTIPAMSGQPVSDEADLDVSSHNSANILAEAPAETGTVSIEAAAEPKHVVIDAAHSNGIDRASLDPIVSALTEAGHEVSFYRGSALGSVNATLRQADAFVVISPGTAYSAEDRAGLNAFVDAGGRVLLAGEPTTQTGGTLTSLLLGSTQVTSSTPLTGLAASFGVAYGDGYVYDLERYDLNYRNVYATPSGSEFPSETNVTVHEAVPVRGGTPVLETVDTAKVSSDREAASYPVATRNGDVLAVGDASLFDTEWAHRNDNEEFVGAAIEFLVSGEKTPGAPTQPQSSQGPGTPTAMP